The following is a genomic window from bacterium.
GTCCCAAAAGTTTTCTTTTATCATCCGGACACTGCTTTTCCATATTGAGATCCGGTAATATGAAAGAACATCCCTGTTCCCGGTGTCCAAAAACCTTTTCATATTTGGTGTGAAAAATACCGCTATAAGAAAAATCCCGGCTATAATAAAAAACCATTTCGAAAAACCAAACTTTTCATGAATCCAGATCAACATGACAAAAAAAAGCAGGAGCAAACCTGTCCGGGACTGTGAATATATTAAACTAAAAATAATAAAGGCTGATAAAAGTAAATAATAAAATACCCTGATATTTTTTTTATCTCTTGCTCCTTTTGAGATTTTACCGGGTATAAATACCAGCAAAGGCACAAGAAAACCCATAAGGAAATTGGGGCTTGCAAATGTGCCGGTCAGCCGCATTTCCCCGAGATAAAATCTTTTCCCGACGGCAAATATTGATTCGGCAAGGGCAAAAAAAAGAAAAATATCGACAAGTCCATCCGCCTCATTATCGGTTTCTATAAAAATCACAAGAAGGTAATAAAGAACAATTATACTGATTATTTTAATCCACTCTTCGCGCGCGAAAAATGAATTAAAATTTCCCAAATAATTTAATGTCGAAAAGACAAAAAGAAAAAAGACAGGCAGATCAAAGTTTGTTCTTTTAAAAATCACTTTTTTTTGGTAAAAAGAACATAAAAGGAAAATACCAAGAAGCAGAAATATCAGGATTTCAAGAGATTTAATGGAAACAATGCCCGCGCTTGAACTGAAAAATACAGAAAGAAAAAAAAGAATAATAAATAAGGTATGGTTAAACCGCCTCACGACCTTTTCACATAATTCTTATAATAAGAAAAACCTGCTTTTATTTCATCCATCGAATCCCCTCCAAATTTTTCCAGAAAGGTGTCAGCTATAATCATGGCAATCATTGCCTCTCCTATGACCGATGCCGCATATACCGCGCACACATCGGACCTTTCATAGCCTGCTTCCACCATTTTTTTCGTGGACATGTCAACTGAAGAAAGCGGTGTTTTTAACGTGGGTATCGGTTTCATTGAGGCCCTGATAATTATTGGTTCACCATTAGTCATTCCGCCTTCCAACCCTCCCGCGTTATTTGTTTTTCTGTAATATTCACCCCTGCCCGCCCTGCCCCTGTAAAAAATCTCATCATGCACATCTGAACCAAGCCTCCTGCCGGCTTCAAATCCCAAACCTATCTCCACCCCTTTTATAGCGGGAATGCTCATTAGTGCCTGGGCCAATTTCCCGTCCAATCTCCTGTCCCAGTGGACATAACTTCCTAAACCGACCGGTGCGTTAAGGACCTGGATTTCAAAAATCCCGCCCAAACTATTGCCTTCTTTTACAGCTTTGTCAATTTTTGATTTTATTTTTTTCTCAGAATTCAAGGCTTGAGATTTTATTCCGCCGATTTCTACCACATCCGATTTTATTTCAATGCCGAATTCTCTAAGAAAAAGTTTACAAACCGCGCCGGCCGCCACCCGCATCGTTGTTTCTCTTGCGCTTGAACGTTCAAGAACATTACGGATATCATCATGATGGTATTTAATGGCCCCTGCGAAATCAGCATGCCCCGGGCGGGGTCTTGTGATTTTTTTATAAGCCACGGGATGGTCCATTGACACAGACATAATCTCTTCCCAGTTCTGCCAGTCCAGATTAGGGACGACAAGGACAACGGGATTTCCCAATGTTCTTCCAAAACGGACACCGGCGGTTATGTCAACTTTGTCTTTTTCTATTCTCATCCGCGGACCGCGGCCGTAGCCTGCCTGCCGCCGGGACAATTCTCCGTTAATAAAATCAACGTCTATTTTTAAACCAGCCGGCAATCCCTCTATTACAGCGGTCAAATTCCTGCCGTGTGATTCACCCGCAGTTAAAAATCTAATCATACATATCCTTATTTTCTTTTGCCTCTTGTTTTGCTTTCCTTTTCCATTTTTTCTTTTTCCAATTCTTCCGGGCTTTTTTCTAAATCGATGGATTCCATTCTTTTTAATCCAAGAAAAGCGTCTTGTTTCATCTCTTCGTCCGTAATTATATGAGGCGTGACAAAAATAAGAAGTTCATTGTTGCTGTTCGAATCGGCCTTATTTTTAAAGAAAAACCCTACAAACGGTATATTGCTCAAAAACGGGACTTTGTTTTCCGTTTGTGAAATATCTTTTCTTATCAACCCGCCAATAACGGCTGTTTGTGAATCTTTAACCATCACCATGGTCTGCGCTTCAGTAGTATTTATTTCAATTTCGCCCTTTGACACAGGCTGAGGTTCAATAAAACTTACCTCCGGTTTTATCTGCATCGAGATATGATTATCCGCTGTAATATGCGGTTTCACTTCTAATTTTATTCCTACAGGGATCAGTCTTGTCACCGGGCGGCCGTCTTCATCAAGCAGTCTGATAGGCACTTTTTTACCGATAGTAATAACAGCGTTTTCATTATCCAATGTACAAACCTTAGGACTTGCCAGTAATTCTGTTGTCCCCCGGTCAAGCATGGCGTGAAGCGCGGCGTTAAGTGAAAAATTATCAATTACCGTTCCAACTGTAATATTGCTTGTCCCGGACAACGCGGGAAGCATTCCGACATCAATACTGGCCCTGCCGCCCGGATTAACGGTTTTTATTCCACCGCTTGAGCCGTCAGGAACACCCCAATTTATTCCAAGCCTCTTTGTATCATCGCTCTTTATTTGAATCAGTTTGCTTTCGATAATAACCTGCGGGGTCCTTTTATCAAGGACCGCAACCATATCTTCAATCTTCTTGATATTTTCCTGTATATCGCTGATAACCATTGAATTTGTTCTTTTATCCGTCATTATGTTCCCGCGTTCACTAAGAAGTTTTTGAAGTGTATTTTTCATCTCTTCAACAGACGCGTAACTGACAAAGATGGTTTTAGTGTTTAAAGGTATCATTGGTTTTGCGGCCTCTTCAGCCTTGAGTTTGGCAAGTTCTTCTTCAACACGCGCTTTCTGGTCGGCCTTTATTTTGGCAACTGATGCCACCCGTATAATATTCCCCGTCTTTTCATATGTAAAACCGTTTATTTCAAGAATCGTTTTTAAAGCCTGTTCCCATGGGACCTTTGAGAGACGCAGCGTGACCTTTCCCTGCACTTCGCTGCCCGCAACAATATTAAGCCCGCTTTTATATGAAAACATTCTCAAAACATTATTAATATCGACATCACGAAAGTCCATCGATATCAGGCCCTGGTCTTCTGTTCCCGATTCATCATTTGTTTTTTGCGCCAGGGGTTCTTCTTTGTCCTGCGGGACATTATCCGATAAAATATCAGATTCGCCTTTTTCCAGAATAATGGCAAAACCTGTATCATTTTTTTCAATTTTATAAGGAAACATCGCCTGCAATTCAAAAACCAGCCTGACTATTTTTACGGGAGCTGCCTGGTATTGGCTTGATCTGATAATTTTGATAAAAGGATTATTGATATACTGGTTGGCATTTTTTAAATTAGAAACAGAATCTAAAATATCAAATATAAGAAATTTTTTATCTTTCAATTCCAATAATTTATAATCAGCTCCCCTGTCCAATTTTATATCAACCTTGCAGGAATTGCTGAAGGTTGCGATATCTATGCTATTGACCTGGATATCCTTCTCTTCAGCCCGGTTATTTCCAAAATAAATCAAAAGAAAAAACAGTAAAAAATAAAGAAATATATTTTTTTTCACTTATCTTCCCCCCTCTCAAATTAATGGGTTATTTTTCCGCTTTCATTTCGATTTGCCTGTTCAATATATTATTGCCTTTCATCATCGTCAGGTTTACGGAATTTTTATCAATATCTTCTATTCTTATTTTTTTATCTTTTCCGATATAATCATTTTTCTGGTAAATAGTATCATCTCCTCCAAAAAGCACAAGGTAGCCTTCTCCATCCCCCAGGATTGCCGCAATTTCAATTTTACCCCATTCTTCATTAAAGATATTAGCTCCCAATTCCGCCATTTTTTTCTCTTCTTCTTCCTTCCTTTTCTTTTCCTCCAATTCCGCTTTCATTTTTTCTCTTTCCAGCATAAGCGAATAAAAAGGGTCTTTTCTGTTCTCGTAAGGATATATAAAGCCCGACGGTTCTAAAAGGGAAAAATCTATTTCTTTAGTTACCATAAGCTGTTTTTCAGCAACTTTTACCGCCTCTTCACGGTGTATGTTTTTTCCAGCAATTTTACTCACTGCCTCCCTGACTTTGGAAGCTTCTTTTTTTGTGTCTACTTCCTGCTTTGCACAAGCAGCGAAAATAAAAATAATTAATAAAAAAAATAAATTTTTTCTCATGATATTTTAATTACGGTGCCACCCAGACCTCTATCATATCTTTTTCTTCTGAATAATACAGCCAGCAAACTTTACCTTCCTTATTTGCTCCGGCTTTGGTGCGGACCAAAATTTCAAAAGGCGAATTATCGCCGGCAGTAATAGAAGGTACTTTAAATTCCTGGATCTTGGTATCATAAAATTGCCTCAGGTAATTATTCGGTTCAACTAATTCCTCCTGAAGAACATTTATCGAACTTGCATTATCCAAATCCGACTGGTCCGGGTAATGCCCATATTCTATATAATACATATTTATACCTTTAAGAATTGTATTCAAATTATCTTTAGCGGCCGCTATCCTGGTCTTGTCTTTGGCAGTCATAAAATTCGGGACAGCTATGGACGCCAATATCCCGATAATAAATATAACAAATACGAGCTCAACCAACGTATAGCCTCTCTCTTTTTCCATAAATAACCTCATATTAAACCCTGTTTTTTTATTTCCACATTGAAACAATTCCAGGCCAATCCAATATCAACGTACCTATATCAGTAGTTTTCCCTGATTCAACTATTACATTTGTCCAAAATGGAACTGCTTCAGCGGAGGTAGTATCACTTACCCACCATATTCCGTTAACTTTAAGCTTAAGGTCAAAAGTGGCCGAATTAACATAAACAACAGGAGGCCCTAAATCTTCTGTCCCAAGGTTAATATCGATCTCAAAATTGCCGTCATTGGGATTTATCGGTGCGCGAAGAGACGGGCCTTTATAGCCGGATTTCCCTTCAATAACAACCTCCGTGTCAGTATTATTGCTCCCGGGGGGGGCATAACCCGGCCGCAATATTTTCCCTTTAAGTGTTCCATTGGCCCCGTAATTACTCCCGGCACAGCCAATTAATGATACGCAGATGAATATTAAAAATATTTTTTTCACCCCGCCCTTCCTTTCTTATCATAACTCTTTAGTTTTAACAAAAAACTAATTAGTTTCTCCCGCTCTTCTTTAACAATTCTTAGGAAGAGCGGGGTTCATGTTTTACTCCCTGCCCGCCTATGGTGGGCCTGTCCGCCTAAGAGGACTTACGCTATTTTACAACAGCAGAAACATTCTCCAGGTAAATATAACTTTTAGCTATCATTTCAGCCTTTATCGTAATATGCTCATCTTTTTCATTTATATTGGATATTTTTATACTTGATACATTTATTAACCTTGGCAAACCCGCCAGTTTATTCAAAAAAAGCCCTACATTATGGAACCCGCCTTTAACATTTAACGTAATCGGGACTTCCCCGTAAAATTCTTTTGTTATAATCGACTGGGGTTTAAAAAATAGAAAGTCTATGTTTGATTCCCTCCCTTTGGCATCAATACTTTTCAGCAAATCGGGTATTTCCTTTTCCTTGGGAAGCTGCATTTTAACACTGGTTAGTTTCTCTTCGAGATCTTTTATTTCGTTTTTCAGCCGTTCCTGGTTTTTTGCCTGGATAGACGCTTTTCTCAATTGAATTTCCTTATTGCTCCTGTCTTCTATTAACTTATCAAATTCTTTTTCTTTCGGCAAATACAACAAATAAACATATCCCCCGATTAAAATTAAAATTGCCAGTGTATACAAGCCATATCTTTGTTTTTTGCCGATTTTAGCCATAGTTACATTTCCTGCTTTAAGATCAATATTATCTGAAATTTAACAGTATCTTCCTCGCTTTGAACAACCTTCTGCGCGTAATCCAGCTCCACTCTTTGAATAAAAGCTGATGTTTCCAGTGCCAGCATAAATTTCGCGAGTAAAAGATTTGTAAAAGAAAAACCGTTGATAGTAATGGTCCTCCCGTCATTCTGCGTAAAATTCGTAAGCCAGACTCCATTGGGCAATTTTCTTGTCAAATCATCAAAAAACCTGGGCCATATATTACGGTCAACCACTATCTTCTTTATAACATTCATCCGCTGGAGCAACAAGGATTTGTCTTTCTCCAGTTTGTCGACATTTCTTGCAACTTCACTTAATTTTTCCAGTTCTTTTTCCAAAACACCGATTGAATTTTTTATTTCTCCTATTTTACGGCTTTCATACGCGGAAACCAGTCCTCCAAGGACCGCAATTAAAGCAACAACACAAATTAACAATGTTATTTCCTGTTGAAACGGCCCGAACAATTTTTTTTCCGGCGGCAATAAATTAATTTTTATCATTATATGCTTCCTCTGCTGCTATTTGCCATCACCTCAGCGCCAATCCAATGCTTACTCCTAAAACAGGCGATAATTCTCTTAATTTTGCCATGTCGAATTTAGTTTCATCAATCTTTATATTGGCCAGCGGGTTTGCAACTTCAACAGACACTTTAAAAATATCAGAAAAATAATCAATTAATCCTTTCATCCGTGCTGTCCCGCCGCTTAAAATTATTTTTTTAATTTCCTTCTCTTCTCCCATCCCGTGGAAATAATCAAAGGATCTCCTGACCTCATTAACCAATTGCTCCATCACATTATTGACGACCTTTTTAATCCTCTCTTCATCACTCGCTACCGCGGCAATTTCTTCTTTTGGCTCTATTTTTTGCGAGTCTGTTTTAGCCCCTTCCAATTCTCCCGCACCACGTATAAATTGTATCCCTTCCGCGACATCAGCCGTTTTTCTCCCTAATATCTGCGAATCAATCTTCATCAGGTTGATTTTCATCTCTTCCGCTTTATTAAAATCAACATTAAACTCTTTTTGTATCGCCCTTGTAAAATGATTGCCGCCCACTGAAATCTCGCGCACGAAATAAGGGCTTGTTTTTTTCATAATATTCAGGTTAGTCAGTTCCCCGCCGATATTCAAGAGACATAACACATCATCGTCCTTTACTCCCGAACTTGTCTCGTAGGAATTAGCGATTGCGAACGAATCCAGGTCAACCAGCACCGGCTTTAAGCTTAACTGGGACAAAATATCCATATAGCTTTTAATTTTGTCCTTCTTTGCCGCAACCAGCAGCACACCCATTTGTTTCAGTTTCTCATTTTTTTCGTCAGGAATAATCTGGAAATCCAGGACAACCTCGTCTATTGAAAAAGGTATATGCTGTTCTGCTTCCCAGTGGATTGAATCCCGCAGTTCTTCCTCAGTCATTAAAGGCATCTTTATCTTTTTTACAATGACTGAACGGCCTGAAAGGCCTACTCTTACCTCTTTTATTTTGATATTACTTTCGGTAATGACCTTCCTGATAGCTTCTACAATAGAATTGGCATCAACAATTACACCGTCTGATATGGCTTCCGGGGGGAAAGGCGCTGAACCGAAGCTGATTAACTCAATTTCATTTTTCTTTTTTTGAAGTTCAACCATTTTGACCGCATCGGTCCCGATATCTAAACCGATAGTAATATTTTTTTTGCTGAACATTATTACTCCTGATAAAATTAAGGCCTGATTCTGTTATCGGAAGATAAATGAACAAACTTGAAGAGTTTGTTAATAAGTTGTATCAGGGGTTAATTCTTTCCAGGAATAAGTAGTTAACTGGTCCAACCCCACTCCCGGGATAACTAACTCAAGCAGGGTCGTGTCAAAGGCAACATTATAAGCGCCGCCGCCGCCGTTAAATACTGCTCCCTTGGCGAATAATGCGCCGTTGCCGATTCCTGAATTTCCGTTTAAGGTAAAATTCCCCTCGGTAAAAAGGACACCGTCTGTTGATTCAGACCTGCCGCTGAGAGTAATATTTCCCGTGGCCGCTATAGTAAAAGGATTACCCACGCCATCAGGGCAATCCACCCCGGGATTAGAATTGGTAGCAGGATTGCCATCCGGGTCCGCGTCATTTCTTACATGTGTAATTATTGCGCTTTGAAGGGTGAAATTACCATTGACTACTATTGTCCCATTCAGATAAACATCCTGATCAATTGTAAGGTCTCCGTTGTAATAAATCAACCCGGCGGGATTCACTGCATCATGGCTGTTCAGATAAGCTATTAACGTATCATAATTACTGATGACCACGCCTGTACTGTATAGATACTCCCCGTTATTGGGATTTACCCCCCCGTTTACAGCCGCGGAGGCATA
Proteins encoded in this region:
- the aroC gene encoding chorismate synthase translates to MIRFLTAGESHGRNLTAVIEGLPAGLKIDVDFINGELSRRQAGYGRGPRMRIEKDKVDITAGVRFGRTLGNPVVLVVPNLDWQNWEEIMSVSMDHPVAYKKITRPRPGHADFAGAIKYHHDDIRNVLERSSARETTMRVAAGAVCKLFLREFGIEIKSDVVEIGGIKSQALNSEKKIKSKIDKAVKEGNSLGGIFEIQVLNAPVGLGSYVHWDRRLDGKLAQALMSIPAIKGVEIGLGFEAGRRLGSDVHDEIFYRGRAGRGEYYRKTNNAGGLEGGMTNGEPIIIRASMKPIPTLKTPLSSVDMSTKKMVEAGYERSDVCAVYAASVIGEAMIAMIIADTFLEKFGGDSMDEIKAGFSYYKNYVKRS
- the pilQ gene encoding type IV pilus secretin PilQ, which produces MKKNIFLYFLLFFLLIYFGNNRAEEKDIQVNSIDIATFSNSCKVDIKLDRGADYKLLELKDKKFLIFDILDSVSNLKNANQYINNPFIKIIRSSQYQAAPVKIVRLVFELQAMFPYKIEKNDTGFAIILEKGESDILSDNVPQDKEEPLAQKTNDESGTEDQGLISMDFRDVDINNVLRMFSYKSGLNIVAGSEVQGKVTLRLSKVPWEQALKTILEINGFTYEKTGNIIRVASVAKIKADQKARVEEELAKLKAEEAAKPMIPLNTKTIFVSYASVEEMKNTLQKLLSERGNIMTDKRTNSMVISDIQENIKKIEDMVAVLDKRTPQVIIESKLIQIKSDDTKRLGINWGVPDGSSGGIKTVNPGGRASIDVGMLPALSGTSNITVGTVIDNFSLNAALHAMLDRGTTELLASPKVCTLDNENAVITIGKKVPIRLLDEDGRPVTRLIPVGIKLEVKPHITADNHISMQIKPEVSFIEPQPVSKGEIEINTTEAQTMVMVKDSQTAVIGGLIRKDISQTENKVPFLSNIPFVGFFFKNKADSNSNNELLIFVTPHIITDEEMKQDAFLGLKRMESIDLEKSPEELEKEKMEKESKTRGKRK
- a CDS encoding prepilin-type N-terminal cleavage/methylation domain-containing protein, producing MEKERGYTLVELVFVIFIIGILASIAVPNFMTAKDKTRIAAAKDNLNTILKGINMYYIEYGHYPDQSDLDNASSINVLQEELVEPNNYLRQFYDTKIQEFKVPSITAGDNSPFEILVRTKAGANKEGKVCWLYYSEEKDMIEVWVAP
- the pilO gene encoding type 4a pilus biogenesis protein PilO, with translation MAKIGKKQRYGLYTLAILILIGGYVYLLYLPKEKEFDKLIEDRSNKEIQLRKASIQAKNQERLKNEIKDLEEKLTSVKMQLPKEKEIPDLLKSIDAKGRESNIDFLFFKPQSIITKEFYGEVPITLNVKGGFHNVGLFLNKLAGLPRLINVSSIKISNINEKDEHITIKAEMIAKSYIYLENVSAVVK
- a CDS encoding PilN domain-containing protein: MIKINLLPPEKKLFGPFQQEITLLICVVALIAVLGGLVSAYESRKIGEIKNSIGVLEKELEKLSEVARNVDKLEKDKSLLLQRMNVIKKIVVDRNIWPRFFDDLTRKLPNGVWLTNFTQNDGRTITINGFSFTNLLLAKFMLALETSAFIQRVELDYAQKVVQSEEDTVKFQIILILKQEM
- the pilM gene encoding type IV pilus assembly protein PilM, whose product is MFSKKNITIGLDIGTDAVKMVELQKKKNEIELISFGSAPFPPEAISDGVIVDANSIVEAIRKVITESNIKIKEVRVGLSGRSVIVKKIKMPLMTEEELRDSIHWEAEQHIPFSIDEVVLDFQIIPDEKNEKLKQMGVLLVAAKKDKIKSYMDILSQLSLKPVLVDLDSFAIANSYETSSGVKDDDVLCLLNIGGELTNLNIMKKTSPYFVREISVGGNHFTRAIQKEFNVDFNKAEEMKINLMKIDSQILGRKTADVAEGIQFIRGAGELEGAKTDSQKIEPKEEIAAVASDEERIKKVVNNVMEQLVNEVRRSFDYFHGMGEEKEIKKIILSGGTARMKGLIDYFSDIFKVSVEVANPLANIKIDETKFDMAKLRELSPVLGVSIGLALR